The Vicia villosa cultivar HV-30 ecotype Madison, WI linkage group LG1, Vvil1.0, whole genome shotgun sequence genome includes a region encoding these proteins:
- the LOC131619098 gene encoding protein DOWNY MILDEW RESISTANCE 6-like isoform X1: MEKLVSNWSNIQSVPENYIFPPETRPGEDLKIPFSHSIPIIDLNEAQNGDRANTIQKIIKAAKEFGFFHVINHGISLNEMNETMSVFKEVFQMPNEYKHSLYLDDDLKTCKIFTSSLRYETEKVHLWRDSLRHPSHPLEQWQHLWPENPTTYRECVGNFSIKIKDLGSRILDLISEGLGLKCGYFDNDLTGSMIISVNHYPPCPKPSLTLGLTKHKDPYLITILMQDDVSGLQVLKDGKWITVKPLPHAFVINIGHLLEIISKGKLISAEHRAVTNSSHTRTSAAFFIAPSDDCLIEPAQETGDENDYPILKSFKYKEFLKEFFNSHHMVTQTCS; encoded by the exons ATGGAGAAACTTGTTTCAAATTGGTCCAATATCCAATCTGTGCCTGAGAACTACATATTTCCACCAGAAACAAGACCAGGGGAGGATCTCAAAATTCCATTCAGCCACAGCATCCCAATAATTGATCTCAATGAAGCACAGAATGGTGATAGAGCAAATACAATTCAGAAAATCATCAAGGCTGCTAAGGAGTTTGGATTCTTTCAT GTTATCAATCATGGAATCTCGCTGAATGAAATGAACGAAACAATGAGTGTTTTCAAAGAGGTGTTTCAGATGCCAAATGAGTACAAGCATAGTTTGTATCTTGACGACGATTTGAAGACATGTAAGATATTTACTAGCAGTCTGAGATATGAAACAGAAAAGGTTCATCTATGGAGGGACAGTCTTAGACACCCTTCTCATCCTTTGGAGCAATGGCAACACTTATGGCCTGAAAATCCAACTACATACag AGAATGCGTTGGGAATTTTTCGATTAAAATTAAGGACTTGGGATCGAGGATCTTGGATTTGATTAGTGAAGGGCTCGGTCTGAAGTGTGGATACTTTGATAACGATCTTACCGGATCAATGATTATCTCAGTTAATCATTATCCACCATGTCCTAAACCGAGTTTAACACTAGGTCTAACCAAACATAAAGATCCTTACCTCATCACAATTTTAATGCAAGATGATGTATCTGGCCTTCAAGTATTAAAGGATGGAAAGTGGATCACTGTTAAGCCTCTTCCTCATGCATTTGTCATCAACATAGGCCATTTGTTAGAG ATAATCAGTAAAGGTAAGCTAATAAGTGCTGAACATCGAGCTGTGACCAATTCAAGTCATACTCGCACAAGTGCTGCTTTTTTCATAGCTCCGTCAGATGATTGTCTCATTGAGCCAGCACAAGAAACCGGTGATGAGAATGATTATCCTATTTTAAAGTCTTTCAAATACAAGGAGTTTCTCAAGGAATTCTTTAACTCACATCACATGGTGACACAGACCTGCTCCTAA
- the LOC131619098 gene encoding protein DOWNY MILDEW RESISTANCE 6-like isoform X2 — protein sequence MKHRMVIEQIQFRKSSRLLRSLDSFMFMLNALLLLRIVINHGISLNEMNETMSVFKEVFQMPNEYKHSLYLDDDLKTCKIFTSSLRYETEKVHLWRDSLRHPSHPLEQWQHLWPENPTTYRECVGNFSIKIKDLGSRILDLISEGLGLKCGYFDNDLTGSMIISVNHYPPCPKPSLTLGLTKHKDPYLITILMQDDVSGLQVLKDGKWITVKPLPHAFVINIGHLLEIISKGKLISAEHRAVTNSSHTRTSAAFFIAPSDDCLIEPAQETGDENDYPILKSFKYKEFLKEFFNSHHMVTQTCS from the exons ATGAAGCACAGAATGGTGATAGAGCAAATACAATTCAGAAAATCATCAAGGCTGCTAAGGAGTTTGGATTCTTTCATGTTCATGCTAAATGCTTTACTTTTGTTACGAATT GTTATCAATCATGGAATCTCGCTGAATGAAATGAACGAAACAATGAGTGTTTTCAAAGAGGTGTTTCAGATGCCAAATGAGTACAAGCATAGTTTGTATCTTGACGACGATTTGAAGACATGTAAGATATTTACTAGCAGTCTGAGATATGAAACAGAAAAGGTTCATCTATGGAGGGACAGTCTTAGACACCCTTCTCATCCTTTGGAGCAATGGCAACACTTATGGCCTGAAAATCCAACTACATACag AGAATGCGTTGGGAATTTTTCGATTAAAATTAAGGACTTGGGATCGAGGATCTTGGATTTGATTAGTGAAGGGCTCGGTCTGAAGTGTGGATACTTTGATAACGATCTTACCGGATCAATGATTATCTCAGTTAATCATTATCCACCATGTCCTAAACCGAGTTTAACACTAGGTCTAACCAAACATAAAGATCCTTACCTCATCACAATTTTAATGCAAGATGATGTATCTGGCCTTCAAGTATTAAAGGATGGAAAGTGGATCACTGTTAAGCCTCTTCCTCATGCATTTGTCATCAACATAGGCCATTTGTTAGAG ATAATCAGTAAAGGTAAGCTAATAAGTGCTGAACATCGAGCTGTGACCAATTCAAGTCATACTCGCACAAGTGCTGCTTTTTTCATAGCTCCGTCAGATGATTGTCTCATTGAGCCAGCACAAGAAACCGGTGATGAGAATGATTATCCTATTTTAAAGTCTTTCAAATACAAGGAGTTTCTCAAGGAATTCTTTAACTCACATCACATGGTGACACAGACCTGCTCCTAA
- the LOC131657499 gene encoding uncharacterized protein LOC131657499, translated as MTRNARIFESVPVQQKRDKALTHSKDKTVIESDCEANQVGKDPFSKDAEEFLALIKKSDYRVVDQLHQTPSKISLMSLLLNSEKHRESLMRITSAAHVTKNIIVNQFDGMVANLTSGACLGFSDHELPPQGRSHNKALHISIYCGKAHLSRVLIDMVSSLNVMPKTTLMKIAMEALVIRPSHMVVKAFDGSQSPVFGEVNLPIVIGSHTFSFNFQVMEMEPTYTCLLGRPWIHAAGAITSTLHQKMNFVNKGSIVNINGEEDIFVSHLESNKYIGTEEGNRETAFQALEIATTITLPVEKIKKSVTSWRDLQDVDPENWGKIIEVPEKKDRLGLGYQPSAINRAVKEGRQIPPLKQTFVTGGYEHNKQVSMLSNKGINESAFDFIRECAQGEQLQNWTTLEIPEIFLFSK; from the coding sequence ATGACACGCAACGCTCGTATATTCGAGTCAGTACCGGTTCAACAAAAACGCGACAAAGCCTTGACACATTCCAAAGACAAAACTGTGATAGAGTCGGATTGTGAAGCAAATCAAGTTGGTAAAGATCCTTTTAGCAAAGACGCCGAAGAGTTCTTAGCTCTAATCAAGAAAAGTGACTACAGGGTGGTAGACCAGCTTCACCAGACACCCTCCAAGATATCTCTCATGTCACTACTCCTGAATTCAGAAAAGCATCGGGAGTCTCTAATGAGGATTACGAGTGCGGCCCATGTGACGAAGAACATAATTGTAAACCAATTTGATGGGATGGTAGCCAACCTTACCTCTGGGGCATGCCTAGGTTTTAGTGATCATGAGCTCCCACCACAAGGGAGGTCACATAATAAAGCTTTGCACATTTCCATATACTGTGGAAAAGCTCACCTTTCTAGGGTTCTTATCGACATGGTTTCTTCACTGAATGTAATGCCAAAGACGACACTCATGAAAATTGCCATGGAAGCCCTCGTTATAAGACCCAGTCATATGGtagtcaaggcttttgatgggtcACAAAGCCCGGTTTTTGGAGAGGTGAATCTGCCAATTGTCATTGGATCACATACTTTCTCTTTCAATTTCCAAGTTATGGAAATGGAACCCACATACACATGCTTGCTTGGACGGCCTTGGATTCATGCGGCAGGGGCAATCACATCAACCCTCCACCAGAAGATGAATTTCGTAAACAAAGGCTCCATAGTTAACAttaatggagaagaggatatatttgtcagtcATCTAGAGTCAAACAAATATATCGGTACCGAGGAAGGCAACAGagaaactgcattccaagccttgGAGATTGCTACCACTATTACATTGCCCGTAGAGAAAATAAAGAAGTCAGTAACATCCTGGAGAGACTTGCAAGATGTAGATCCTGAAAACTGGGGTAAGATAATTGAAGTCCCCGAAAAGAAAGATCGCTTGGGTTTGGGATACCAACCATCTGCGATCAATAGAGCCGTAAAGGAAGGACGACAAATTCCGCCACTAAAACAGACCTTCGTGACAGGTGGGTATGAGCATAACAAACAAGTATCCATGTTATCCAACAAAGGTATCAATGAAAGTGCATTCGACTTCATCCGTGAATGTGCTCAAGGAGAACAACTCCAGAATTGGACGACCTTGGAGATACCAGAGATCTTTTTATTTTCAAAGTAA